A single window of Chitinophaga sp. XS-30 DNA harbors:
- a CDS encoding TerC/Alx family metal homeostasis membrane protein, whose amino-acid sequence MTPQQWTYAVFGIVIVLALIFDLGLLSKKGQTISIKKALLQTCFWVALSLGFFGFIWYEDGSVMAIEYISAYLMEWSLSIDNIFVFILIFGFFKIKETSYARVLLIGILMAIVFRAIFITVGVALIAKFGWILYIFGAFLVYTGIKMFVVDQHEEFKPEENFAYRFMQKYMRISHAEPHDRFTINHNGKVYFTSLAVVVVMLAVTDIVFALDSIPAVFAISKEPLVVYTSNIFAVLGLRSLFFLLRGAVDKFDYLQQGIAIVLVFIGLKMLAEIWHFKLPVWVSLIVIVACLAGSIVYSILFQKKLPVKPEGRLED is encoded by the coding sequence ATGACACCACAGCAATGGACGTATGCCGTATTTGGTATTGTGATTGTGTTAGCGCTTATTTTCGACCTTGGCCTGCTGAGTAAAAAAGGGCAGACCATATCTATCAAAAAGGCATTGCTCCAAACCTGTTTCTGGGTGGCATTGTCACTCGGTTTCTTCGGATTTATCTGGTATGAGGACGGCTCCGTGATGGCTATCGAGTATATCAGCGCCTACTTGATGGAATGGTCGCTTTCCATCGACAACATCTTTGTATTCATCCTGATCTTCGGATTCTTCAAGATAAAAGAAACCAGCTATGCCCGTGTGCTGCTGATCGGCATTCTCATGGCCATTGTATTCCGCGCCATCTTCATAACAGTGGGTGTTGCGCTGATCGCGAAATTTGGATGGATACTTTATATTTTCGGGGCCTTCCTGGTGTACACCGGCATCAAGATGTTCGTGGTAGACCAGCATGAAGAGTTCAAGCCGGAAGAGAATTTCGCTTACCGGTTCATGCAGAAATACATGCGTATTTCCCATGCGGAGCCGCATGACCGGTTCACCATCAACCACAACGGCAAAGTGTATTTTACCTCGCTCGCCGTTGTAGTGGTGATGCTGGCGGTGACAGACATCGTTTTCGCCCTGGATTCCATTCCGGCCGTTTTTGCCATTTCAAAGGAACCGCTGGTTGTTTATACCTCCAATATCTTTGCCGTGCTTGGCCTGCGCTCGCTGTTCTTTTTACTGCGCGGCGCGGTGGACAAGTTCGATTACCTGCAACAGGGCATCGCCATCGTTCTCGTATTCATCGGCCTGAAAATGCTGGCCGAGATCTGGCATTTCAAACTGCCGGTATGGGTATCGCTGATCGTTATCGTTGCCTGCCTTGCCGGTTCCATCGTTTACTCCATACTGTTCCAGAAAAAGCTGCCGGTTAAACCGGAAGGCAGGCTGGAGGACTAG
- the gldG gene encoding gliding motility-associated ABC transporter substrate-binding protein GldG yields MEITRTDKRKKYLQRTIGIVLLLVAVNIAASYFHARWDLTAEKRYTLAPSTRDMLRKLDAPVNIEVYLKGNYPAGFRQLADATRELLEEFQQYGGSNIRFRFVNPGTDLPDSLRMSFQDTLMAKGILPFNLQVQEDNNDAFAERLIFPGAVLSTKGRETGINLLKSQGGLDPMQALNSSEALLEYKFASAISQLLQPERPLVGYMLGHGQPEGSNVYDALKTLHEIYQVDTINLKYDPFIPQEFDAVLFVRPVETFTEQDKLKIDQYVMHGGKVFWFIEPLTASVDSLRGSSFVAFSRDLQLEDLLFKYGARVNQDLVMDLQSDMIPLVVGNIGDKPQIRPVPFPYFPLLTPGNTHPIVRNMDLVMSRFASSIDTIKGGDIRKTVLLATSARSRTIKAPAEISLESVQQQPNPREYRQQHIPTAVLLEGRFPSLYNNRLGAADRAALKASTGKDFKGISDTLNRMIVVSDADIVTNVVSQKNGPMQMGVNEFNPQYVFANKEFFLNCLEYLTNETPVMDTRNKALTLRLLDAEKVKQDRTRWQLIAFAVPIGAILLFAMVFQFIRQRRYAA; encoded by the coding sequence ATGGAAATAACAAGAACGGATAAACGCAAGAAATACCTCCAACGCACCATCGGCATCGTACTGCTGCTGGTGGCTGTCAATATTGCCGCCTCGTATTTTCATGCGCGGTGGGACCTTACCGCCGAAAAACGTTATACGCTGGCGCCTTCCACCCGTGACATGCTGCGCAAGCTGGACGCCCCGGTGAACATCGAGGTGTACCTGAAGGGCAATTACCCCGCCGGGTTCCGCCAGCTGGCCGATGCTACGCGGGAATTGCTGGAAGAGTTCCAGCAGTACGGCGGCAGCAATATCCGCTTTCGCTTTGTCAATCCCGGTACGGACCTGCCGGATTCGTTACGGATGTCTTTCCAGGATACGCTGATGGCCAAAGGCATCCTGCCGTTCAACCTGCAGGTGCAGGAAGACAATAACGACGCCTTTGCCGAAAGGCTTATTTTCCCCGGCGCGGTGCTCTCCACCAAAGGCCGGGAAACGGGCATCAACCTGCTCAAAAGCCAGGGCGGACTGGACCCGATGCAGGCGCTCAACAGCTCGGAAGCCCTCCTGGAATACAAATTCGCCAGCGCCATCAGCCAGTTATTGCAACCGGAACGCCCGCTCGTAGGATATATGCTGGGGCATGGCCAACCGGAAGGCAGCAACGTTTATGATGCCCTGAAAACCCTTCACGAAATTTACCAGGTAGATACCATCAACCTGAAATACGACCCTTTCATACCGCAGGAATTCGATGCCGTGCTGTTCGTACGGCCCGTGGAAACTTTTACGGAGCAGGACAAGCTGAAGATCGACCAGTATGTCATGCATGGCGGTAAAGTGTTCTGGTTCATCGAACCGCTCACGGCCTCGGTGGACAGCCTGCGGGGCAGCAGTTTTGTGGCCTTCAGCCGGGACCTTCAGCTGGAAGACCTGCTTTTCAAATATGGCGCGCGGGTGAACCAGGACCTGGTCATGGACCTGCAAAGCGATATGATCCCGCTTGTGGTGGGCAACATCGGGGACAAACCGCAGATACGGCCGGTACCCTTCCCCTACTTCCCCCTGCTGACACCCGGCAATACCCACCCCATTGTCCGGAATATGGACCTGGTGATGAGCCGTTTTGCCAGTTCCATAGATACCATCAAAGGCGGGGATATCCGTAAAACCGTTCTTTTGGCCACCTCGGCCCGTAGCCGGACCATCAAGGCGCCTGCGGAGATCAGCCTTGAAAGCGTGCAACAGCAACCCAACCCGCGGGAATACCGCCAGCAGCACATACCAACAGCTGTTTTGCTTGAAGGCAGGTTCCCTTCCCTGTATAACAACCGGCTCGGCGCAGCAGATCGCGCTGCACTTAAAGCCTCTACCGGAAAGGATTTCAAGGGAATATCGGACACCCTCAACCGTATGATCGTGGTCAGTGATGCGGACATTGTCACCAATGTGGTCTCACAAAAGAACGGCCCCATGCAGATGGGTGTGAACGAGTTCAATCCTCAATATGTGTTCGCCAACAAGGAATTCTTCCTCAACTGCCTGGAATACCTGACCAATGAAACGCCGGTGATGGACACCCGCAATAAAGCATTGACGCTCCGGCTGCTGGATGCCGAAAAAGTGAAACAGGACCGCACCAGGTGGCAGCTGATCGCATTTGCAGTCCCCATCGGCGCTATATTGCTGTTTGCCATGGTGTTCCAGTTCATCCGCCAACGCAGGTATGCCGCATAA
- the gldF gene encoding gliding motility-associated ABC transporter permease subunit GldF — translation MFAIFKKEIHQFFSSITGYVAIILFLLANGLFLFVFPDTSLLDMGYADLDGLFELAPMIFLLLIPAITMRSLSDEFKSGTMELLSTKPITWWQIVMGKFGACVLIVLIALVPTIVYYLAISALAAGGSQLDNGAIIGSYIGLCLLGGTFTAIGIWASSLTTNAVVAFLVAIFTCYIFYNGFDALSKVPVFSGGADYYLQMAGIRYHYNSISRGVVDSRDIIYFFSVTGLMLYLTKISLQRKIWQG, via the coding sequence ATGTTCGCAATATTCAAAAAAGAGATCCACCAGTTTTTCAGCAGCATCACCGGGTATGTTGCCATTATCCTGTTCCTCCTGGCAAACGGGCTGTTCCTCTTTGTTTTCCCGGACACCAGCCTGCTGGATATGGGATATGCTGATCTGGACGGGCTTTTTGAACTGGCGCCGATGATATTCCTGCTGCTGATACCGGCTATTACCATGCGCAGCCTTTCTGATGAGTTCAAAAGCGGCACAATGGAGCTGCTCAGCACCAAGCCCATCACCTGGTGGCAGATCGTGATGGGAAAATTCGGCGCCTGTGTGCTGATCGTGCTGATCGCCCTGGTGCCTACCATTGTTTATTATCTTGCCATTTCCGCTCTTGCAGCCGGCGGCAGCCAGCTGGACAATGGCGCCATCATCGGCTCTTACATCGGCCTGTGCCTGCTGGGCGGCACTTTCACCGCCATCGGCATATGGGCATCCTCCCTCACGACCAATGCGGTGGTGGCCTTTCTTGTAGCGATCTTTACCTGTTACATTTTCTATAACGGCTTTGATGCATTGAGCAAAGTACCGGTATTCTCGGGTGGTGCGGACTATTATCTGCAAATGGCCGGTATCCGTTATCACTATAATTCCATCAGCCGTGGCGTGGTAGACAGCCGGGATATCATCTATTTTTTCAGTGTAACGGGGCTGATGCTCTATTTGACAAAAATATCCCTGCAACGCAAGATCTGGCAGGGATAA
- a CDS encoding iron-sulfur cluster assembly accessory protein: MIYISDKAREKVAALRADGTLGEDYFLRVSVVGGGCSGLSYKLEFDNEDKPKDQVFEDKGIKVVTDLKSFLYLCNTILEFSDGLNGKGFYFNNPNASRTCGCGESFAV, translated from the coding sequence ATGATTTACATCAGCGACAAGGCACGGGAGAAAGTAGCGGCACTCAGAGCGGACGGCACATTAGGGGAGGATTATTTCCTGCGTGTATCCGTTGTAGGCGGCGGATGCTCCGGCCTCAGCTATAAGCTGGAATTTGATAACGAGGACAAACCGAAGGACCAGGTGTTCGAAGATAAAGGTATAAAGGTGGTGACGGACCTGAAAAGTTTCCTCTACCTGTGCAATACAATACTGGAATTTTCTGACGGACTGAACGGCAAAGGGTTTTATTTCAATAATCCCAATGCCAGCCGCACCTGCGGCTGCGGCGAGAGCTTCGCCGTATAG
- a CDS encoding IscS subfamily cysteine desulfurase, which produces MKLPVYLDNNATTPCDPRVVEAMLPFFTEHFGNAASRSHAYGWAAEEAVQKAREQVAALIGAEPSEIVFTSGATEADNLALKGVSETYAVKGRHIITCETEHKAVLDACRHLEKQGAEVTLLKTGANGLIDQSELEAAITNETILVAIMYANNETGVIQPIQEISEIARKHAVLMMTDAAQAVGKIPVDVQHDGIDLLAISAHKLYGPKGIGALYVRRKGPRVKLAAQMDGGGHEKGMRSGTLNVPAIVGFGKACELAMQEMAAETDRLTILRDNLEQGLLGLEGTSVNGAQAPRLPHVTNISFKYASGEGLMTGFNRDLAVSSGSACTSASIEPSHVLTAMGLPDDLAHSSLRFALGRFTTEEEIGFAIRTVKESVDKLREMSPLGDFNHI; this is translated from the coding sequence CTGAAATTACCTGTTTACCTGGACAATAACGCTACTACTCCCTGCGATCCGCGGGTGGTAGAGGCGATGTTGCCGTTTTTCACGGAGCATTTCGGCAATGCGGCCAGCCGCAGTCACGCTTACGGCTGGGCAGCGGAGGAAGCGGTGCAGAAAGCCCGGGAGCAGGTAGCGGCGCTGATCGGTGCCGAGCCGTCGGAGATCGTGTTCACTTCCGGCGCTACGGAGGCGGACAACCTGGCGCTCAAGGGCGTTTCTGAGACCTATGCCGTCAAAGGCCGCCATATCATTACCTGCGAAACCGAGCATAAAGCTGTGCTGGATGCCTGCCGGCATCTTGAAAAGCAGGGCGCGGAGGTGACTTTGCTCAAAACCGGCGCCAACGGCCTCATCGATCAGTCCGAACTGGAAGCGGCTATCACGAACGAAACCATCCTGGTAGCCATCATGTATGCCAATAATGAAACCGGGGTGATCCAGCCGATACAGGAGATCAGTGAGATCGCCCGAAAACACGCCGTTTTAATGATGACGGATGCGGCGCAGGCGGTTGGCAAAATTCCCGTGGATGTGCAGCATGACGGGATCGATCTGCTGGCCATCAGCGCACATAAGTTGTACGGTCCCAAAGGCATAGGCGCCCTGTACGTGCGCCGGAAAGGGCCCCGCGTGAAGCTGGCCGCCCAGATGGACGGCGGCGGCCACGAAAAAGGGATGCGCTCAGGCACGCTAAACGTACCGGCTATCGTGGGTTTCGGGAAAGCCTGTGAACTGGCCATGCAGGAAATGGCAGCCGAAACGGACCGCCTGACAATCTTGCGGGACAATCTGGAGCAGGGCTTGCTGGGGCTGGAAGGAACAAGCGTGAACGGCGCGCAGGCCCCACGCCTGCCACATGTGACCAATATTTCCTTCAAATATGCCAGCGGAGAGGGTTTGATGACGGGCTTCAACAGGGACCTGGCCGTTTCTTCAGGGTCTGCCTGCACTTCCGCCTCCATTGAACCCAGTCATGTACTGACAGCCATGGGCCTGCCGGATGATCTGGCACATTCTTCGCTACGTTTTGCATTGGGAAGGTTCACAACGGAGGAGGAGATCGGTTTTGCGATACGAACCGTCAAGGAATCGGTGGATAAATTACGGGAAATGAGCCCTTTAGGGGATTTTAATCATATATAA
- the mce gene encoding methylmalonyl-CoA epimerase, protein MLKVEHIGIAVRSLAVSVPLFEKLLNTPCYKTEEVASEGVTTAFFQQGETKIELLESVKAGSAVARFLEKKGEGVHHIAFEVADIHAEMQRLAGEGFEIIHPEPRIGADNKLVCFLHPKSTNGVLIELTQSR, encoded by the coding sequence ATGCTGAAAGTAGAACATATCGGTATCGCAGTCAGGTCGTTAGCCGTATCTGTACCCTTATTCGAAAAACTGCTGAACACCCCCTGTTACAAAACGGAGGAAGTGGCTTCCGAAGGGGTAACGACGGCTTTCTTTCAGCAGGGGGAAACAAAGATCGAACTGCTGGAATCCGTAAAGGCAGGCAGTGCGGTGGCCAGGTTCCTGGAAAAGAAGGGAGAGGGAGTGCATCATATCGCCTTCGAGGTGGCTGATATTCATGCCGAAATGCAACGGCTGGCAGGCGAAGGCTTCGAGATCATTCATCCGGAGCCCCGCATCGGGGCGGACAATAAGCTGGTTTGTTTTCTCCATCCAAAATCAACGAATGGTGTATTGATAGAGTTGACCCAATCCCGCTGA
- the murF gene encoding UDP-N-acetylmuramoyl-tripeptide--D-alanyl-D-alanine ligase produces MNIEQLYEVYRRYPAVQTDTRKLKPGDIFFALRGPNFNGNGYAQQALDAGAAYAVVDDPVFYTVPEKMMLVPDALQALQELANHHRRQFSIPFIGITGTNGKTTTKEMVRTVLGSVYRTYATAGNLNNHIGVPLTLLGIPPDAEMAVIEMGANHQLEIEGYCKVALPTHGLITNIGKAHLEGFGSEEGVRKAKGELYDHLRANGGTAFVCRDYPYLVEMSKGIGTVITYGRENADYTGTPAAGTALLELETKATGRIATQLVGDYNFPNVMAAIAIGLHFNVPPEKIRDSIEQYIPSNNRSQIVQRGSNTFIMDAYNANPSSMKAAIANFAGLNAPAKVLLLGAMKELGADSLHEHQALAELLQQTHWKAVVLVGGDFEKISHPYIFLPTAEDARRWVEQQAFEDTSFLVKGSRSVGMEKVLPE; encoded by the coding sequence GTGAACATCGAACAACTATACGAGGTGTACCGCCGGTATCCGGCTGTACAGACGGATACCCGCAAGCTCAAACCCGGTGATATCTTCTTTGCCCTGCGCGGGCCCAACTTTAACGGGAACGGATATGCGCAACAGGCGCTGGATGCTGGAGCGGCTTACGCGGTAGTAGATGACCCTGTTTTTTATACCGTTCCGGAGAAGATGATGCTGGTACCCGATGCCCTGCAGGCACTGCAGGAACTTGCGAACCATCATCGCCGCCAGTTCAGCATCCCTTTTATCGGCATTACCGGTACTAACGGCAAGACCACTACGAAGGAAATGGTACGTACCGTACTGGGTTCCGTTTACCGCACATATGCCACCGCCGGGAATCTGAACAACCACATCGGCGTGCCGCTCACCCTCCTGGGGATTCCCCCCGATGCGGAAATGGCTGTTATTGAAATGGGCGCCAATCACCAGCTGGAGATCGAAGGTTATTGTAAAGTGGCATTGCCTACGCACGGGCTGATCACGAATATCGGCAAAGCCCACCTGGAGGGGTTCGGGAGCGAAGAAGGCGTACGCAAGGCCAAAGGCGAATTGTACGATCACCTGCGCGCCAACGGCGGCACGGCTTTTGTCTGCCGGGATTATCCTTATCTGGTGGAAATGAGCAAAGGCATCGGCACCGTGATCACCTACGGCAGGGAAAATGCTGACTACACCGGCACTCCCGCCGCCGGCACCGCGCTCCTGGAACTGGAAACAAAAGCCACCGGCAGGATCGCCACGCAACTGGTGGGCGATTACAATTTCCCGAACGTGATGGCCGCCATCGCTATCGGCCTGCATTTCAACGTGCCGCCGGAAAAGATCCGCGATTCGATTGAGCAATACATCCCTTCCAATAACCGCTCGCAGATCGTGCAACGCGGCAGCAACACCTTCATCATGGATGCCTACAATGCCAATCCTTCCAGCATGAAAGCAGCTATCGCCAACTTCGCCGGCCTGAATGCCCCGGCCAAAGTATTGTTGCTGGGCGCCATGAAGGAACTGGGAGCCGACAGTCTGCATGAACACCAGGCACTGGCGGAACTGCTGCAGCAAACCCATTGGAAAGCAGTAGTACTGGTAGGTGGTGATTTTGAAAAGATCAGCCATCCTTACATCTTTCTGCCAACAGCAGAGGATGCCCGGCGTTGGGTGGAACAACAGGCTTTTGAAGATACCAGCTTCCTTGTGAAAGGTTCGCGTAGCGTGGGTATGGAAAAGGTATTGCCGGAATGA
- a CDS encoding YceI family protein: protein MRSLIISAIFLLTGFAGTGQDIYSCRNVSFSFYSSAPMEDIEAKTARGVSAINIKTKAVYFQVQVNTFQFKKKLMQEHFNENYLETDKYPYASFKGRIIDNADMTKDGVYPVTVEGTLGIHGVDKIYKEKGTVTVSNGKLTVNAKFNVRVADHKIKIPSLVIKNIAEVVEVTVNGVYEPVK from the coding sequence ATGAGATCACTGATCATTTCCGCCATTTTCCTGCTAACGGGCTTTGCGGGTACCGGACAAGACATCTACTCCTGCCGGAACGTCTCGTTCAGCTTCTATTCCAGCGCTCCGATGGAAGATATCGAAGCAAAAACCGCCCGGGGCGTATCCGCCATCAATATCAAAACAAAAGCCGTCTACTTCCAGGTGCAGGTCAATACCTTCCAGTTCAAAAAAAAGCTGATGCAGGAGCATTTCAATGAAAACTACCTGGAAACCGACAAATATCCGTACGCATCATTCAAAGGCAGGATCATTGACAATGCAGATATGACAAAGGATGGTGTCTATCCGGTTACCGTGGAAGGCACGCTCGGCATACATGGGGTGGACAAGATCTATAAAGAAAAGGGTACCGTCACCGTGAGCAACGGCAAGCTGACGGTCAACGCAAAATTCAATGTGCGTGTGGCGGACCACAAGATCAAGATACCCAGCCTGGTCATCAAGAATATCGCAGAAGTGGTGGAAGTGACGGTGAATGGCGTGTATGAACCCGTGAAATAA
- a CDS encoding DUF5777 family beta-barrel protein, producing MLYLRVLAAALLLSPVALAQDDLSALFEKDTVRREPVIATFKSTRIINGQSNETLAKGDLDFRVAHRFGDIGGADGGSKTFFGMDNSTDIRIAFEYGITDRLTAGISRAKGSGNHAQLYEAMGKFKVLQQTMDNRMPVGVTLFGNAVVTAMKSSTDEADASYFGNFSHRMSYTGQAVITRKFGNMLSLAVLPTYIHRNRVAFMDMNDMFALGLGGRLRFSNRVALVVDYFLPFRDQAGRDYFEGRGMKFYNPLGVGVEIETGGHVFHLNFTNSTATLENQFIPETTSTWMDGQFRWGFNISRRFSLGR from the coding sequence ATGCTGTATTTACGTGTACTGGCTGCCGCGCTGCTGTTATCTCCGGTGGCCCTGGCACAGGATGACCTGAGCGCCTTGTTCGAAAAGGATACGGTGCGCCGCGAACCGGTGATCGCAACTTTTAAAAGCACCCGTATCATCAACGGGCAATCCAATGAGACTTTGGCGAAAGGGGACCTGGACTTCCGGGTGGCCCATCGTTTCGGGGATATCGGCGGGGCCGATGGCGGGAGCAAGACCTTTTTTGGAATGGATAATTCCACGGATATCCGTATCGCATTCGAGTACGGGATCACGGACCGGCTGACGGCCGGCATCTCCCGCGCCAAGGGCAGCGGCAACCATGCTCAGCTGTATGAGGCCATGGGGAAATTCAAAGTGTTGCAGCAAACGATGGATAATCGTATGCCCGTGGGCGTAACATTGTTCGGCAACGCGGTGGTAACGGCCATGAAAAGCAGTACGGATGAGGCGGATGCCAGCTATTTCGGCAATTTCAGCCACCGGATGTCTTATACCGGGCAGGCAGTGATCACCCGCAAATTCGGGAATATGCTGTCCCTGGCGGTATTGCCTACCTACATTCACCGCAACCGCGTCGCATTCATGGATATGAACGATATGTTCGCCCTGGGCCTCGGCGGCCGCCTGCGTTTTTCCAACCGGGTAGCGCTGGTTGTGGACTATTTTCTGCCGTTCCGGGATCAGGCGGGGAGAGATTATTTCGAAGGCCGGGGCATGAAATTCTACAATCCCCTGGGGGTAGGCGTGGAGATCGAGACCGGTGGGCATGTTTTTCATCTCAACTTCACGAACTCCACGGCTACGCTGGAAAACCAGTTCATTCCGGAAACCACTTCCACCTGGATGGACGGGCAATTCAGATGGGGCTTCAATATCTCCCGCAGATTTTCCCTGGGCCGGTAG
- a CDS encoding DUF4157 domain-containing protein encodes MDNNIHCRIRENSLFARFAAWKLKSSGAAIVFGNVIHLYGVTREAFLRDRRWVRHEVCHVKQYRRYGYRRFLWRYVVDWIRAGYWNIPFEKEARLAENNPRELDGVEIT; translated from the coding sequence ATGGACAATAACATCCATTGCCGCATCCGCGAGAACTCGCTTTTCGCCCGTTTCGCCGCCTGGAAGCTCAAAAGCTCCGGAGCGGCGATCGTTTTCGGGAACGTGATACATCTGTACGGCGTTACCCGCGAGGCCTTTCTGAGAGACCGCCGCTGGGTACGGCACGAGGTTTGCCATGTAAAACAGTACAGGAGATACGGCTACAGGCGCTTTCTGTGGCGGTATGTGGTGGACTGGATCAGGGCCGGGTACTGGAACATCCCCTTCGAAAAAGAGGCCAGGCTGGCCGAAAATAACCCGCGGGAGCTGGACGGCGTGGAAATAACCTAA
- the apaG gene encoding Co2+/Mg2+ efflux protein ApaG — translation MVKKVTEGITISVETFYQPDYSNPIGSEFMFAYRITIENNNTFPIKLLRRHWYIIDSNGSHREVEGEGVVGVQPLLAPGESYQYVSGSNLRTEIGKMYGTYQMENQLNKKLLEVKIPEFQMVVPFKMN, via the coding sequence ATGGTAAAGAAGGTCACAGAGGGCATTACCATCAGCGTGGAAACATTCTACCAGCCGGATTATTCCAATCCAATCGGGAGTGAGTTCATGTTTGCGTACCGCATCACTATTGAGAATAACAATACTTTCCCGATCAAACTGTTAAGACGCCACTGGTATATCATAGATTCGAATGGCTCACACCGCGAAGTGGAAGGCGAGGGCGTAGTAGGGGTTCAGCCGTTACTGGCGCCGGGTGAGAGTTATCAGTATGTTTCCGGCTCCAACCTGAGAACGGAGATCGGCAAGATGTACGGAACCTACCAGATGGAAAACCAGCTGAACAAGAAACTGCTGGAAGTAAAGATTCCCGAGTTTCAGATGGTAGTGCCGTTTAAAATGAATTGA
- a CDS encoding porin family protein, translating to MVKILHQNVLSKSLILLFALAAMGSSASAQRFSDHVSGNIGRKVRLGFRLDPGGSVMRPQDNGVTRNGGRFYFSYGVLADFYLDANSNYALATGLGISHMGSVLKYDVGKGLDKFRAEPTEYDLRLQYIEIPFALKLKSNTAGGIGIWGQFGAFAGFPVRARANVISALQQYEKENVLQDINRINTGMLIGAGIEYPLTETLTAVAGFNFQNGFTDVTRNKKWDDGRVNMNVFAVRLGVYF from the coding sequence ATGGTAAAAATATTGCATCAGAACGTATTATCGAAATCTTTGATCCTTTTGTTTGCACTGGCAGCCATGGGCAGCAGCGCCAGTGCCCAGCGTTTCAGCGACCATGTTTCCGGCAATATCGGCCGCAAGGTGCGGCTCGGTTTCCGGCTGGACCCCGGCGGGTCCGTTATGCGCCCGCAGGACAACGGTGTAACCCGTAATGGCGGCAGGTTCTATTTCAGCTATGGCGTGCTGGCGGATTTTTATCTCGATGCCAACAGCAACTATGCGCTGGCTACCGGGCTGGGCATCAGTCACATGGGCAGTGTATTGAAATATGATGTGGGAAAGGGGCTGGACAAGTTCAGGGCTGAGCCCACCGAATATGATCTCCGCCTGCAGTACATCGAGATACCCTTTGCACTGAAGCTCAAATCCAATACCGCCGGCGGCATAGGCATATGGGGACAATTCGGCGCCTTTGCCGGTTTCCCGGTACGGGCCCGCGCCAATGTGATCAGCGCCCTGCAGCAATATGAAAAGGAAAATGTGCTGCAGGATATCAACCGCATCAATACCGGCATGCTCATTGGCGCAGGTATCGAATATCCTTTAACGGAAACGCTCACAGCCGTGGCCGGCTTCAACTTCCAGAACGGCTTTACCGATGTCACCAGGAACAAAAAGTGGGATGATGGAAGAGTGAATATGAATGTATTTGCTGTACGCCTGGGCGTTTATTTTTAG